The DNA segment ACGCAGACAAAACATTTGCAGACTGAATTATGACAACATTAGGATTCTGATTATGAACACACAAACTAGTCAAGTCGGTGGGAATTGGGGAACTACGGAAAGTGTGTGCAAATCTTTGGGAGCAAACATGAGCTGGACTCATGTTGAATTTCTCTCAAACCGGTTATAAATTCTACTATTATTTAcctatattatactatatatgtatattcgatGTTTCACAGTTCTCTTTCGATGCTAATTGCTGACTTTCAAAAtgtagtttttttcttttctaataATAGAAGACTACACAAATTCTCAAAAACTGCAATCTAAAATCATAATGCAAAGATTTacactttattattattcccaAATGATTGGCAAATTTTAGATGGAATTCTAAGCCGTATTACTGGTTTTTCCTGTAAATTACCCAAAGTTCGGGAACCTTACAAAACCTTCAGAGTCTGGCAAGGCTCTTCCGTAACTATATTCAAAGCGTTACATCACTTTTGCGAATCGGTTATTAACATATGCGATCGATTAATAGAGCGATAACAACTCTTATCAACACGtattaataatgtaaaaaaCTATAACCAAATAGAGGCAAAAGAGCCCAactatgaaaaataataataatgttatcaACAATTGGTTGTGGAAGTAAAAAGGCTCGATAGATACAAGTATTATCTAGGAactctaataataataaacccatcataaaatattaatacaaaaatgtatcttttctaattttaattatgatttttattgacattcaatgattattgaaataatttacaaagATGATGTTTAATTGTGAAGCTTATTTGCCGAAAGCGTTTGAATTGGCAtttgcgttggcgttggcgttggagTTTCCACCACCGAAACCACCGCTATTGGCACTGGCAGATGCGGAGGCAGATGCGCTAGATgagccaccgccgccgccgccgcggTTTCCTCCAAATCCACCTCCTGGACCTCCAAATCCTCCTTGGCCGCCAAATCCTCCTTGGCCGCCACCGCCGAATCCACCAGGACCACCAGGACCGCCGCCAAATCCTCCTTGGCCGCCACCGCCGAATCCACCAGGACCACCAGGACCGCCGCCAAATCCTCCTTGTCCGCCGAATCCACCACCGGGACCACCACGATTGCCGCCGAATCCAGGACCACCGAATCCACCTTGACCACCTCCTTGGGCACTAGCGTTAGCGTCAGCATTAGCGTTAGCGTTACCACCACCGAATTGAGGTGCCGCTGAGGCAACAGCCACAAGGACTGTGAGAGCAACAAACAGTTTCATTATTAAGCTTTGAGTTGATTTCACAAACTTAAGCAATCATCTGCCCGGTGGCTGCTTTTATACAACTTAGCCCCAGGCCACATTTACCAAATCTCTACGATCAATAAGCTTGTGTGACAGAGACAGGAGATAAGTGTGAGAGATAGtcagcgagagaaagagagtgagaacgAGTGTAGGTGAGGGAAAGAATGAGAAAAAAGATGATCATCGCGTTTTAGTGtgttattcaaaaaaaaaaacacaaacaattcTAATGTTGTTATTAGTTTGCTTAACGTCGCAGACAGAAATTCAGACTCaccaataccaacaacaacaatagcaacacaacaacatcaacacaaacaaaaccacaacaaccacaagcGATGCTAAATGCTCACACAAAGCAAATTAGTTGTATCAATTAGTTGAtccacaaacaaaacaacacacacaacgccCTATTCCCTCATCAATAAATGTTTGAACCGgtttattataattacgaTCGTCATCATCGACATCTGCATTTATACCATGGCTTAGACGTGCCCCTTGCTCCCAACCATTTCACTCCTCGGTTTCGTTGTTCGCAAACCTATTAATTATTGATATcaaagacacaaaaaaaaaaacaacaattctTAATCAGTATTCTcttcatttgattttcttgcaaattttaattattcttgAATcgtatgcataaataatttgcaatgaTAAAAAGAGTCCGAGTCTTATAGAGTCTGATAACTGAagacaaatataatataatttcatgaCACACTGAAGGAACTTATTTACTGATCTGAATGATAACAACAATTCTAAGTACAACACTTTCAGACCAGATTCAAAGTACCTGAAGATCTCAGTGTTAAGATCCCATTCGATACATGAGTTCAttagcattttaaatattcaactcGAAGCACGAACAAAAACTATGATAAAAGACGCTTAAAACACAGTATACTTTGTGGATTGCCGAAAAATACAATCGAATTTGAAAACAATCTAAAAAATAtgctgcatttaaatttacgGTTTGCGTATGAAAAAGGAATTCAGAATACGTGTCTGAAACCATTTCGTTAAACCAACGTTTTCTTTTCCAAAACCACCATTCATAATTGGATTGGAAGATCAACTTTCagatacatataaaaatttaaattgagtatGGAGGAATTACTTTTTACgactttatttacaaataaatagttaaagaaATTCTCAGGTTAATaaacaatcaattaaaatagtCCAAtgtcattaattaaaatgagtttgtatttaattcttttaggTAGAGACAGAAAGCATATACTATTTTACTAATAAATTTACTAAGTGTTCTTCTTCATATAGTATACGAATTGCAACTttgcaaattttctttaaGAATTTTACAATACGCTCCCAATACGAGGTTGAAATGCGATGCTTAGCCGTAGAAAAAACCGTTTCCATTGAAATTTGGGATTCTACATCCCCTGCCCCTTCCCCCGGTGGAAGAAGCTGAGGCAGATGCACTGGCTGAACTTTCACCGCCACCATTACCGCCACCATTACCGCCACGATGGCCAAATCCGCCACCAGGTCCACCGCCACGTCCCCCGCCATTTCCACCGCGTGATCCACCTCCAGGACAGCCTCCAGGACCAAATCCTCCACCAGGACCAAAACCGCCGCTCCCAGGACCAAATCCGCCACCAAAACCGCCGCCTGCAGGCCCGAATCCGCCACCAAAACCGCCGCTTCCAGGCCCAAATCCGCCACCAAAACCGCCGCCTCCACGCCCGAATCCGCCGCCAGTACCGCCGCCATTACCGCGACCAGGACCGCCACTAGGACCGCCGCTTCCAGGACTGCCGCTTCCAGGACCGCCTCCAGGACTGCCACCAGGGATTCCACGATTGCCGTTAACTCCGCCACCAGGTCGACGCCCGATAATTCCACCGCCCCCGACTTGGGATGGAGGTCGCGCACCACTAGGGAATTGAGGTGCCGCTAAGGCAACAGCCATCAGGACTGTAAGAGCAACAAGTAATTTCATTGCTGACCCTTGAGTTCACTTCACTAATTTAACTAAATCCACTGCCCTGGCGGCTGCTTTTATACAACTCAGCTGCAAGCCCCATTTACCCAATCTCTACGATCAGACAGCTTGATGACAGAGACAGGTGTAAAAAAGCAgcaagagagagtgagaagaatgtaagtgaagaaaaaaaattaacaaaataagaTCATCGCATTAgtctgttattattattattattgtttaaaacaaaataattcttatttcaatattagtTCGTTTAACTTCAAAGACTGAATTTTATCAGCAAGAACAATATGCACAGTAACCTCAATTAgaaagaagaacaacaagtcTTGTTTATACAAAGCAAATTACatcttaatttaatatatgtatgtatatttttggttcaTTATGGTACAACTTATACAGTGCTATTACTAATTCAATATCTTtgtaaatactaaaaataaaaacaaaacaacacttGTGACATTGCAATTTAGGGCTCTTATTATCTCATTTAGtctttttattgatttctatttctattttattctttCTATTGATTTAACGACCTATCCTAATACACCAAATCCAACTAcacaatacatatatgtatgtctcGGATCTTCCGTAGTTTTATTCAAAGTGttttcaaatcaattattattgtaatcaACAACCATACTAAAaccaatatacatatatagttgaCATATAGAGACAAATAatgtattaatttgattagtATATGCAAAGTACTCCTATAAATGACCAGAAATCCTTTGAAAATACGGAAAGCGTCTAGCTACTGCAACATCATCATTTAATTACTTACCAACAGAAAGTTCTTcttcatacatataataaatattgtaactTTGCACATTTTGCTCAAGACTTTTATTGGCGTTCaatgattattaaaataatttttaatataataccaatatagaatttaaatttgaagctTAGCCGCGGTAACCACCACTACCAGAAGCTGGTCAAAGCTGCGCTGGATGAACCTTGACCGCTGACCATGGGTAGACGTCCAAGAATCCCAAAATTAGGTCCTCCAAAACTACCGCCAAGTCCGCCGCTAGAACGCAATACTCCACCAAAATTTTAGGCCGTCGTCCTGGATGCGGCGGCGTAGGTGGCTACACCGCCGTATCCAGGACGACGGCCTAAAATTCCGCCACTGCCTTGAGCTTAAGCTGAGGCAACAGCCACCATTCTTGAGCTTTAAATTGACTATGGAAACTTAACTCAATTCACTGTCCGGCGGCTGCTTTTATACATCTCAGCCCCAGGCCGCATTTGCCGAATCTTTATGAACTGAAATCTTATGTGACAGAGACAAAAGACGAGGAGATTGTCAgcaagagagagtgagatgaGTTTAAGAGAAGGTTAGaatgttattaaaaacacaaacgATTCTAATTTTGATATTAGATTTTTTAACATGGCAAACATAACTTCACACAATtagaaaaagacaaaaaaattaacaattcaaGGTAGGTGTTTACTTCATAAACTAAACAGAGTTCGAAGTTGAGAtcttataaaaaaagaaatgttattCCACGTTACATTTGTATAACCCAGCTGAAGAAACTACTTCACTAAGCAGAAAGACACAACTCAACAAATCTTTTAAACACAACTTTGAGTAATCAAAGGTCCCAAACGTCAACCATAGACAGTTGTGCCTTAGTGTTAAAAAACTTACGAAACATCCAgcctttttaaatattcaagaCAATGAACAAATCATAGTATTAAAAGGCCGAAAAATATGATATCTCAAATATATGCAGCATTTAATTTCGCGGTTGTCGTATGAAAACGGAATTCAGAATACACAGCTGATCTAAGGCTTTATCCAAAGAAACCATTTGAGCTAGCGGATGATCCAACATTTCCACCACCAAAGCCACCATTCACAGTAGCACTGGAAGATGAGCTTGCACCGAATCCAGGTCCTCCACCGAATCCACCTCCAGGACCTCCGCCAAATCCGCCTCCAGAACCGCCACCGCCAAATCCACCTCCAGAGCCACCACCGCCGAATCCagctccacctcctcctccaccaccGAAGCCGCCAAAAGGTCTGCCATGTGGACGATGTGCACTGGCCGCCGCTTCAGCGGCAATTGCTAACAGAACAGCGAGAACGATAAACAGCTTCATAGCCTCGACGCGGCTTCACAAACCTCACCAAACTGTCGATCGACGGCTGCTTTTATACAATCCATTCCCGAAAGAATTCTGACCAGGTTCCTCCGAattgatatataaaaatataaatattatcattAGATTTTGGAGTTGAACCAAAAAAGGCAgcaattgtattaattttgattCTAAGATTcaattagcaacaacaacacaagcgGAGATTTAAATAATGGTAAAAAACACTACAACGCAGCTTTTTGCGGTCTGTACCCTACACGAAATACTATTGGGATTTTCCGATGGATGGtacaataagaaaatatgaGAATAGgttagttaaaaataaatacgagagcctaaatttatttacaaatactTTACTGAATTCTGTAATCTAAAAAATTCACGGAATTATAaagttcaaatattattttaattactttgtaACTACTTATTAAATAGGGAACCTCTGCACGCGCCTAAAGAACAGATAAAATCCGtctaagcaaacaattttaatgttgttgttttcatatatatgtCAAAATTAACGGGCATTTTATGCAGCTCTCGTAGAATACAAATTCGTTACTCATGTTCAGTAGTAGACAAACctgatatacatataaac comes from the Drosophila sulfurigaster albostrigata strain 15112-1811.04 chromosome 2L, ASM2355843v2, whole genome shotgun sequence genome and includes:
- the LOC133843902 gene encoding circumsporozoite protein-like isoform X3, whose product is MKLFVALTVLVAVASAAPQFGGGNANANADANASAQGGGQGGFGGPGFGGNRGGPGGGFGGPGGGFGGNRGGGGGGSSSASASASASANSGGFGGGNSNANANANANSNAFGK
- the LOC133843902 gene encoding ctenidin-1-like isoform X1, producing MKLFVALTVLVAVASAAPQFGGGNANANADANASAQGGGQGGFGGPGFGGNRGGPGGGFGGQGGFGGGPGGPGGFGGGGQGGFGGGPGGPGGFGGGGQGGFGGQGGFGGPGGGFGGNRGGGGGGSSSASASASASANSGGFGGGNSNANANANANSNAFGK
- the LOC133843902 gene encoding circumsporozoite protein-like isoform X2: MKLFVALTVLVAVASAAPQFGGGNANANADANASAQGGGQGGFGGPGFGGNRGGPGGGFGGQGGFGGGPGNRGGGGGGSSSASASASASANSGGFGGGNSNANANANANSNAFGK